From the genome of Ascaphus truei isolate aAscTru1 chromosome 15, aAscTru1.hap1, whole genome shotgun sequence:
atagattttccccagagaggatGCTGGTAAGAGAATATGAGATCTATGTGTTTTATCCAAAACACTCCACTGGTAGGATCTTATTTTCATAATTTTTGCTCAGACTTAAATATTCTTTCTTCCCATGTAAACCACATAAACCCAGCCCccgtcgtaaatcagctgtgagattgacagttttactaCAGAGTAAAACACTTCCCACCAAATGACGTTTAAACTCCTTttcaatatctaaatgtactcataacttaCACATTCGCgagtcacatcaatacattcaggcactcATGGCGAACGCCATGAGACTAAATATGAACAGCATAATCCTAAAATTAAGagaaatattaatatctgtctcttggTACCTGCTAGACCTGaagtgtctgtaatcattatgtgtgactctgtaacacggatacacacatgtaattgtTAGCATGTTCAGCAGAGGAGCATAACCCGTGGGTCACCCGTCTCTGGAATGTACTAGCAATCACTCACAAACATTTAGCTTTCTATGAAGCCAAGACTATTATCTGCTCAAGGTCTAcgaccctccccccaaccccaatgtgtcacttttagtgggctatCCATGACAGGCCCCCCAATTAAATTTGGTTTGAAGTGCAGCAAACAACTGTGATAAGCCTGGGCTTGTCATAAACCCAagattatattgtattttttcaaCTCAGCCTTAGCTCATTAACATATTAAGCACCAAAAGGATTACAATACCTAATATCTCATAACCTTATCATGAGaccccccttaccctaaaaccccccacactaaccgctaaacccccttAAATTAAATCGctaaacagtaataaaacataCATTAGAAGCGGCGGGTGGCTGGTGTGTGGCGGCTGCGGCCAATTGGTTGTGGCGAAACTATTCCAATTCACATCTAAGTGAGGCgacattttaaattttttttttttttacttcaatagcttcatgtgtgcaatctctatttacctaaagaactgtatagctgcaggtcaatgcgttctccatgtattgattggcgaaatttggcgacatttttaaagctgggatttgtttataatttgcctccggcagtcagtggaagactcatgaatattcatgagtctcccagtgacgtgtgctcgctcccgatctgccgctgtgtggtgcccccttctgcccgatccctgtggctgtcagcctgcgcgagatggagggggcttgtgccgccagtggggaggggggagccgaggggggagcgggagatgtgtctcccttctgctccgatccctgtgcctgcccgcgcgggagatgcaggggggttgcgctgcccctgtgggggatggggaagggaggggggagcgggagatgtgtttcacttctgctccgatccctgtgcctgcctccctgcccgcgcgggagatgcaggggggttgcgctgcccccgtggaggggtggggaagggaggggggagcgggagatgtgtttcacttctgctccgatccctgtgcctgcctccctgcccgcgcgggagatgcaggggggttgcgctgcccctgtgggggatggggaagggaggggggagcgggagatgtgtttcacttctgctccgatccctgtgcctgcctccctgcccacgcgggagatgcaggggggttgcgctgcccccgtggggggtggggaagggaggggggagcgggagatgtgtttcacttctgctccgatccctgtgcctgcctccctgcccgcgtgggagatgcaggggggttgcactgcccccgtggggggaggaggggttgtgtcctggagcagtggtggcagcaaggtggtatgtgtgattatatgtgtgtgtgtgtgtgtgtatatatatatatatatatatatgtgtatgtatatatatatgtgtgtgtgtgtgtgtgtgtatatatatgtgtgtgtgtgtatatatatatgtgtgtgtgtgtgtgtgtgtgtgtatatatatatgtatgtgcgtgtgtatatatatatatgtgtgtgtgtgtgtgtatatatatgtgtgtgtggatgtgtgtatactagtgtgtcaccacaagtacccagtcacccaccctctccctctcccgccctctcacccccacccactctctcaccctcacccacccactcaccctctcccgcccacccactcaccctctcccacacacccactcaccctctcccgcccacccactcaccctctcccgcccacccaccctctccctcaccgacccaccatctccgtcacccaccctcaccatcacccacccaccctctccctcatttatatctggctttttttactagattagtaaggaactatgtacagtatgtgtgtgcgtgtatgcatgtatacgtgtgtgcatgtttgtgtgtgtgtatatatgtgcgtttgcgcatgtttatgtgcgcgtgtgcacatgtttgtgtatgtgtgtgtgtatatgtgtgcgtgtgcgcatgtatatgtgtgcatgtttatgtgtgcacgtgcgcatgtttgtgtgcgtgtatatgtgtgcatgtatgtgtgcgcatgtatgtgtgcgtgtgcgcatgtgtgtgtgcgggagcacatgtatgtgtatgtgtgcgtgtgtgcatatatatgtgcgtgtgcacgtgtatgtgtgcgcatgtatatgcgtgcgtgtgcatatatatctatatcatacaaacacatacatacacacctaagctccgcagggtcctgtgcctgcaaaatgtctctgtaaagtgctatgtaaaactagcagcgctatacaagaacaagccattattaattttaataacacacattgaattgtacacattcatacacacaaaattaaatatacatattgtttacagtattatatatacagatttgattttacatgagttgttaatatttaacattaactacacacgtgcaatggaataaggtttaattaattaattctgagctactccttttctgctgctctgtcagttctgggggaagatcatgtgaccaggcaatgactgatacatttgtgctcatgcacgtgcatggctgtggagggggcaggactcacaaaggggtgtgccagagcctgttacattaaaggaaggggttgtgcctttctaaagagttgctatagaaacaaaaatgctcgttacattagaatacataaaaaattgcctttcaaagttgtttttaaaaaaaaagaaaatgctacaagtattttctcacagtacagaactgatttattaaaaaaaaacacacatgcaggatattgactgaactgcagctttaattagaaccaacagcatggaaatatatatatataaaaaaaaaaaacaacaagaagGATGATACAAATAACCTTTGTTATCCCATTAAAATACTCGTTTTATACACCATAAACAAGTCACTTTTCATTGTTATTTAAcgtaacacagatacacgtgtGTACTTCTATGTGCACATCTTAGTCACTGCTTATCCCTAAacatgcctggctttagagataggtctctcacctgtgtgtgtcctcttgtgtctgttcaggtgggataaaagaataaatcccttcccacattccccacatacatacggtctctcccctgtgtgtgtcctcttgtgtctgatcaggatggataagtcactaaatcccttcccacattccccacatacatgcggtctctcccctgtgtgtgtcctcttgtgtttgtcCAGGTtgaataacacactaaatcccttcccacattccccacattcatacagtctctcccctgtgtgtgtcctcttgtgtctgttcaggtgggataaaagaataaatcccttcccacattccccacatatatgcggtctctcccctgtgtgtgtcctcttgtgtctgatcaggctggataagtcactaaatcccttcccacattccccacatacatgcggtctctcccctgtgtgtgtcctcttgtgtgtgtccaggttgaataacacactaaatcccttcccacattccccacatacatgcggtctctcccctgtgtgtgtcttcttgtgtgtgtccaggctggatgacacactaaatcccttcccacattccccacatacatgtggtctctcccctgtgtgtgtcctcgtgtgtgtgttcAAGCTGGATAATTGACTAAATCtcatcccacattccccacataaatgcggtctctcccctgtgtgtgttctcttgtgtttgttcaggttggataacacactaaaacacttcccacattccccacatacatgcggtctctcccctgtgtgtatcctcttgtgtgtATTCAgggtggataactgactaaatcccttcccacattccacacatacatgcggtttctcccgtgtgtgtgtcctcatgtgtgtgttcaggctggatgactgactaaatccattcccacattccccacatacatgtggtctctcccctgtgtgtgtcctcttgtgtttgttcaggtgggataattgactaaatcccttcccacattccccacatacattcggtctctcccctgtgtgtgtcctcttgtgtatgttcaggtgggataattgactaaatcccttcccacattccccacatatatgcggtctctcccctgtgtgtgtcctcttgtgtgtgatcAGGCTGGATAATTcactaaatccctttccacattcatttggtctctcccctgtgtgtgtccttttgtgtgtgtccaggctggataagtcactaaatacCTTCCCATATTCCCCACATACACGCGGTCTCTCCCCGGTCTGTATCCTCTTCTGTAGattctggtctgataaccaagtcagactcttcccactttctccaagatcaTTTCCCGTGGCAGctgctaatatatattttttggaatgagaagcagttaaattgtttattaattgccttggctggttgaaagatgcattttcggtcatatttattggaatgttgcaagattgttctgtcctcatcttttccatatactcagctgggtgtttgaacttcagatgtttgaggaggtaatcctgactgctaaaagcaaccttgcagtgttggcatgggtggattattggagcttgtctttgtactagacgagacaaaaaagtaactgttacacaaactgtcttacaaaaggtaatgcaggagaggtaagttggcatatcacaaaaagtacaggatgaaagtaaactgtagatgtacattgtaaaaatTAAGGGTTTAGaacaacatgtgcagcattagggcagGGAG
Proteins encoded in this window:
- the LOC142466789 gene encoding uncharacterized protein LOC142466789, whose product is MQQLGGAGRVRQDPPSAVCKLCEKRGRTEHCGVAVPQENLLQNLRRPLPTHTELLVWYGDEYGKELGIKWGTQWKSNAPAQVQRQAPIIHPCQHCKVAFSSQDYLLKHLKFKHPAEYMEKMRTEQSCNIPINMTENASFNQPRQLINNLTASHSKKYILAAATGNDLGESGKSLTWLSDQNLQKRIQTGERPRVCGEYGKVFSDLSSLDTHKRTHTGERPNECGKGFSELSSLITHKRTHTGERPHICGECGKGFSQLSHLNIHKRTHTGERPNVCGECGKGFSQLSHLNKHKRTHTGERPHVCGECGNGFSQSSSLNTHMRTHTREKPHVCVECGKGFSQLSTLNTHKRIHTGERPHVCGECGKCFSVLSNLNKHKRTHTGERPHLCGECGMRFSQLSSLNTHTRTHTGERPHVCGECGKGFSVSSSLDTHKKTHTGERPHVCGECGKGFSVLFNLDTHKRTHTGERPHVCGECGKGFSDLSSLIRHKRTHTGERPHICGECGKGFILLSHLNRHKRTHTGERLYECGECGKGFSVLFNLDKHKRTHTGERPHVCGECGKGFSDLSILIRHKRTHTGERPYVCGECGKGFILLSHLNRHKRTHTGERPISKARHV